A window from Luteibacter flocculans encodes these proteins:
- a CDS encoding DUF4279 domain-containing protein, with translation MPYFERSRATLRIAGDLLVPDKISSMLGSGPTHSQHMGDELGNSTGRVSIARTGMWRLTASDREPEDLCGQIDEILGKLSSNEHRNSMLVSINRRTAAHQRNDLDQGSMIYRH, from the coding sequence ATGCCGTATTTTGAACGCTCTAGAGCCACCTTGCGTATCGCTGGCGACTTACTCGTGCCCGACAAGATCAGCTCAATGCTTGGGAGCGGCCCTACGCATTCTCAGCACATGGGCGATGAACTCGGCAACTCAACCGGGCGAGTGAGCATCGCCAGAACTGGCATGTGGAGGCTAACGGCCAGCGATCGAGAGCCAGAAGACCTGTGTGGACAGATTGATGAGATCCTAGGCAAGTTGTCATCAAACGAGCATCGCAACAGCATGCTTGTATCCATCAACCGACGTACGGCCGCGCATCAGCGAAACGATTTGGACCAGGGTTCGATGATCTATCGGCATTGA
- a CDS encoding Pr6Pr family membrane protein — MPPRAAVSNLFAVVVAAVAWPTLLLQYWLTVWSGPLGEVTVRYFSFFTILSNLLVALVAAAAATGGNWAPLRFLRGPRVRGLAALSITVTCAIYATLLQSLWHPLGPQLVADRSLHYVVPALYVFWWAVLLPHGTLVWRDALRWLGFPLLFAVWTFLRGAIVHEYPYPFMDVNRLGYPTVLLNAALVGLLFLVLGLGFVTLDRALGRRTAAVR, encoded by the coding sequence ATGCCGCCACGCGCCGCTGTGTCCAACCTGTTCGCCGTCGTGGTTGCCGCGGTGGCATGGCCGACCCTCTTGCTGCAGTACTGGCTGACCGTATGGTCCGGTCCGCTGGGCGAGGTGACGGTACGCTACTTCAGCTTCTTCACGATTCTCTCCAACCTGCTCGTGGCCCTGGTCGCCGCGGCTGCAGCGACCGGCGGCAACTGGGCACCGTTGCGGTTCCTGCGGGGACCGCGCGTGCGCGGGCTGGCGGCGCTTTCCATCACGGTGACCTGCGCGATCTACGCCACGTTGCTGCAATCGCTGTGGCATCCGTTGGGCCCGCAACTCGTGGCCGACCGTTCATTGCATTACGTGGTGCCGGCGCTGTACGTGTTCTGGTGGGCGGTGCTGCTGCCGCACGGCACGCTGGTCTGGCGCGACGCCCTGCGCTGGCTGGGCTTTCCGTTGCTGTTCGCGGTCTGGACGTTCCTGCGCGGTGCCATCGTGCATGAATATCCGTACCCCTTCATGGACGTGAATCGCCTCGGCTATCCCACGGTGCTGCTCAATGCGGCACTGGTGGGGCTGCTGTTCCTGGTCCTCGGGTTGGGCTTCGTGACCTTGGACAGGGCGCTGGGCCGGCGCACGGCGGCCGTTCGCTAG
- a CDS encoding RHS repeat-associated core domain-containing protein — protein sequence MWLPGQYFDAESGLSYNVNRDYEAVSGRYVQSDPLGLTGGISTYIYASGNPLTSFDASGLTDLNLFKPGSPPSTTSKPAGATSADLRRMPTVLISQQGRHRTHLPGRSLDR from the coding sequence GTGTGGTTACCTGGGCAGTATTTTGACGCGGAGAGCGGGCTAAGCTACAACGTCAATCGCGATTACGAGGCCGTAAGCGGACGCTATGTTCAGAGCGATCCGCTAGGCTTGACCGGTGGCATCAGCACATACATTTACGCCAGTGGCAACCCGTTGACGTCGTTCGACGCGTCCGGGCTTACCGACTTGAATCTCTTCAAGCCGGGCTCGCCGCCGTCTACGACCTCAAAACCGGCTGGAGCTACATCAGCAGATCTCAGGCGAATGCCTACGGTGCTAATCTCCCAGCAGGGACGTCATCGCACCCATTTACCCGGTAGGTCATTAGATAGATGA
- a CDS encoding DUF4279 domain-containing protein, whose product MTISVSLRIFSQDLTAADIVASLSLTPARQWTKGEIRTAPSGRVLDGVWENTYVTFRLMDRQRIGLADALSSCVRQLNHLASALGKLRQSGAKTELFVGWFLDKDSGDALPSNLLAALSNLGLDLSLDVYTADTPSKAHP is encoded by the coding sequence ATGACAATTTCTGTCAGCCTGAGAATCTTCAGCCAAGACCTCACTGCTGCTGACATCGTGGCTTCGCTTAGCCTCACACCAGCGAGACAATGGACCAAGGGCGAAATCAGAACAGCGCCTAGTGGTCGTGTGCTTGATGGCGTGTGGGAGAACACCTACGTGACGTTTCGACTTATGGATAGGCAGCGCATCGGGTTAGCAGATGCATTGTCATCTTGCGTGCGTCAGTTGAATCACCTCGCTTCTGCGTTGGGCAAGCTGAGGCAAAGCGGTGCGAAGACCGAGCTTTTTGTTGGGTGGTTCCTCGACAAGGACAGCGGCGACGCCCTACCAAGCAATTTGTTAGCGGCGTTGTCGAACCTCGGGTTGGATCTCTCGCTAGACGTTTACACGGCGGACACCCCCAGTAAGGCACATCCCTAG
- the gnd gene encoding phosphogluconate dehydrogenase (NAD(+)-dependent, decarboxylating), with amino-acid sequence MKIGLIGLGRMGGNIARRLMRDGHQTVVYDNNPDARAALAKDGGEAVDSLEAMVKALPSPRAIWVMLPAGEITEKTIQTLSGLLSKDDIVIDGGNTFYKDDARRAEELAAKGMHYVDVGTSGGVWGLERGYCMMIGGDKATVDHLDPIFKTLAPGAGDIPRTEGREGRDPRVENGYMHAGPAGAGHFVKMIHNGIEYGMMQSFAEGFDILKNRNAAHLPERERYELDMADIAEVWRRGSVVSSWLLDLTASALAKGPELDNYSGYVDDSGEGRWTVNAAIEQAVPAEVLTSALFARFRSRQDHTYAERLLSAMRMGFGGHIEGRGKPPTEGEHS; translated from the coding sequence ATGAAAATCGGTTTGATCGGACTGGGCCGCATGGGCGGCAATATCGCCCGCCGCCTGATGAGGGACGGCCACCAGACCGTGGTCTACGACAACAATCCCGACGCCCGCGCCGCGCTGGCGAAGGACGGCGGCGAAGCGGTCGATTCGCTGGAAGCCATGGTCAAGGCGCTGCCCTCGCCGCGCGCGATCTGGGTCATGCTGCCGGCCGGTGAGATCACCGAGAAAACGATTCAGACGCTGTCGGGCCTGTTGAGCAAGGACGACATCGTCATCGATGGTGGCAATACGTTCTACAAGGACGACGCGCGCCGTGCCGAGGAACTCGCTGCCAAGGGTATGCACTATGTGGACGTCGGCACGTCCGGCGGCGTGTGGGGCCTGGAGCGCGGCTACTGCATGATGATCGGCGGCGACAAGGCCACGGTCGATCACCTCGACCCGATCTTCAAGACGCTGGCCCCTGGCGCAGGCGACATTCCGCGCACCGAAGGCCGCGAAGGTCGCGATCCGCGCGTGGAAAATGGCTACATGCACGCCGGTCCGGCGGGCGCAGGCCATTTCGTCAAGATGATCCACAACGGCATCGAGTACGGCATGATGCAGTCGTTCGCGGAAGGCTTCGACATCCTGAAGAACCGCAACGCAGCTCACCTGCCGGAACGCGAGCGCTACGAGCTCGATATGGCCGACATCGCGGAAGTCTGGCGTCGCGGCAGCGTCGTGTCGTCCTGGCTGCTCGACCTGACCGCCAGCGCGCTGGCGAAGGGCCCCGAACTCGACAATTACTCGGGTTACGTCGACGACTCCGGCGAAGGCCGCTGGACGGTGAACGCTGCCATCGAACAGGCCGTGCCTGCCGAAGTGCTCACCTCCGCCCTCTTCGCACGTTTCCGCTCGCGCCAGGACCACACCTATGCCGAGCGCCTGCTGTCCGCGATGCGCATGGGCTTCGGTGGTCATATCGAAGGCCGCGGCAAGCCGCCGACGGAAGGCGAGCACTCCTGA
- a CDS encoding ABC transporter ATP-binding protein — translation MIFRWFESLIDIFREAPDRAPPKGVVRFYAYYLGQVWKIFAAALLVGLAVALVEVALFDFLGRAVDMAQKTPAAIFFQTHWQTLTWMAFVVVVLRPLFIGLHDLLVNQTLNPGMTNMVRWQHHRYVLKQSLSFFQNDFAGRIANRIMQTAPSLRQSAVQVVDALWYVTVYAGTSVYLFAKADFRLAVPLLLWIAGYVGMLVYFVPRVKERSWKASEARSKLMGRIVDGYSNVMTLKLFAHTHREEAYAQEAMREQTDKLRSSSRMVTGMDVSITTLNGLLIAGTSALALWLWTRGNVSTGQVALAVGLVIRINNMSGWIMWVVNGIFEDVGTVQDGITTLAQERTVVDRDDAVPLHVTRGEIRFDDIHFHYGKAGGVIAGLDLIVRPGEKIGLVGPSGAGKSTLVNVLLRLYDLEEGHIFIDGQDIARVTQESLRSNIGVVTQDTSLLHRSIRDNLLYGRPDATEEQLLAAVRQARADEFIPGLSDGEGRTGFDAHAGERGVKLSGGQRQRIAIARVLLKDAPILVLDEATSALDSEAEAAIQESLETLMQGKTVIAIAHRLSTIAKMDRLVVMEHGAIVETGTHSELIARGGLYARLWAHQTGGFVGVE, via the coding sequence ATGATCTTCCGCTGGTTCGAATCCCTCATCGACATCTTCCGCGAGGCGCCTGACCGTGCGCCGCCGAAGGGCGTCGTGCGCTTCTACGCGTACTACCTCGGCCAGGTATGGAAGATCTTCGCCGCGGCCCTGCTGGTGGGCCTTGCGGTAGCGCTGGTCGAAGTCGCGTTGTTCGACTTCCTCGGGCGCGCAGTGGATATGGCGCAGAAGACGCCAGCCGCCATCTTCTTCCAGACCCATTGGCAGACGCTGACCTGGATGGCCTTCGTGGTCGTGGTGCTGCGGCCGTTGTTCATCGGCTTGCACGACCTGCTGGTGAACCAGACGCTCAACCCCGGCATGACCAACATGGTGCGCTGGCAGCATCATCGCTACGTGCTGAAGCAGAGCCTGTCGTTCTTCCAGAACGATTTTGCCGGCCGCATCGCCAATCGCATCATGCAGACGGCGCCCTCGCTGCGCCAATCCGCCGTGCAGGTAGTGGATGCCCTGTGGTACGTGACCGTGTATGCAGGCACGTCCGTCTATCTGTTCGCCAAGGCCGATTTTCGCCTGGCCGTGCCGCTGCTGCTGTGGATCGCCGGTTACGTCGGCATGCTGGTGTACTTCGTGCCGCGGGTGAAAGAGCGTTCGTGGAAGGCGTCCGAAGCACGCTCCAAGCTCATGGGGCGCATCGTCGACGGCTACAGCAACGTGATGACGTTGAAGCTCTTCGCGCATACGCACCGCGAGGAAGCCTATGCCCAGGAAGCCATGCGCGAGCAGACCGACAAGCTCCGTTCGTCGAGCCGCATGGTCACCGGCATGGATGTGTCGATCACCACGCTCAACGGCCTCCTTATCGCAGGCACGAGTGCGCTCGCCCTGTGGCTATGGACACGCGGCAACGTCTCCACCGGGCAAGTGGCACTCGCGGTGGGCCTGGTGATTCGCATCAACAACATGTCCGGTTGGATCATGTGGGTGGTGAACGGCATCTTCGAAGACGTGGGCACGGTGCAGGACGGCATCACCACGCTGGCGCAGGAGCGTACGGTGGTCGATCGCGACGACGCGGTGCCGCTACACGTGACCCGCGGCGAGATCCGCTTCGACGACATCCATTTCCACTACGGCAAGGCCGGCGGCGTCATCGCTGGGCTAGACCTCATCGTACGGCCTGGCGAAAAGATCGGGCTCGTCGGCCCGTCCGGCGCCGGCAAGTCCACGCTGGTCAACGTCCTGCTGCGGCTGTACGACCTGGAAGAAGGCCACATCTTCATCGATGGCCAGGACATCGCGCGGGTCACGCAGGAATCGCTGCGCTCGAACATCGGTGTGGTCACCCAGGACACGTCGCTGCTGCATCGGTCGATTCGCGACAACCTTCTCTACGGCCGCCCCGATGCCACGGAAGAGCAGTTGCTGGCAGCCGTGCGCCAGGCGCGCGCCGATGAATTCATTCCGGGCCTGTCCGACGGGGAAGGGCGCACCGGGTTCGACGCCCATGCGGGCGAGCGCGGCGTCAAGCTGTCCGGCGGCCAGCGCCAACGCATCGCCATCGCGCGTGTGCTGTTGAAAGACGCGCCGATCCTCGTACTCGACGAGGCCACCTCAGCCCTCGATTCCGAAGCCGAGGCAGCCATCCAGGAAAGCCTGGAAACACTCATGCAAGGCAAGACGGTGATCGCCATCGCCCACCGCCTGTCCACCATCGCAAAGATGGATCGCCTGGTGGTGATGGAGCACGGCGCCATCGTGGAAACCGGTACGCATTCCGAGCTGATCGCCCGCGGTGGCCTGTACGCACGCTTGTGGGCGCATCAGACCGGTGGGTTTGTTGGCGTGGAGTGA
- a CDS encoding M1 family metallopeptidase, with the protein MKNVARLCLAAIALAGTLGATAANYDPRETFAPFTYPQPVNAYRSGSGMPGPMFWQNRADYDLAATLDPVKNTLSGKATIHYTNNSPDALDVLWLQLDENRFTADARGNFTAGKTEKRHTDGYRIASVTVGQGDKRAEYVVSDTRMQVRLPEPLAAHGGKVTLTIVYSYDLPGDFGGRTGFAPSKNGNIYEMAQWYPRMCVYDDLRGWDTAPYLNSEFYLEYGDFDYAITVPSNMIVAGSGELVNPDDVLTATQRERLAKARESDSTVMIRTPAEVTDPASRPKTGGTLTWKFRMKNTRDVAFGASTAYVWDAARINLPEGRKALAMSVYPVESVGEKSWGRSTEYLKASVEHFSSKWYPYPYPVAINEAGSAASGMEYPGIVFDPMKAPAKALHMVTAHEIGHTWFPMIVGSDERRNAWMDEGFNTFIDVYEADAFHHGEFAPKRDGEYAPKGGNPVDEILPLLADPNAPPLLMGADMVKETYRHPATYFKAALGLVLLREQIIGPERFDPAFRKYIATWAYKHPTPSDFFRLMESEAGEDLSWFWRGWYANNWQLDMAVTKIDGSSVTVENRDQLVMPATLRVTFDDKSTKDIRVPVETWQQHRSFDVSVPGDRRIVRAEIDPDHVIPDRDRSNNAWPR; encoded by the coding sequence ATGAAAAACGTCGCTCGACTGTGCCTCGCCGCTATCGCCCTCGCAGGCACGCTGGGCGCCACCGCAGCAAACTACGATCCGCGCGAGACCTTCGCCCCGTTTACGTATCCCCAGCCGGTGAACGCCTACCGCTCGGGCAGCGGCATGCCGGGGCCGATGTTCTGGCAGAACAGAGCGGACTACGACCTCGCGGCCACGCTCGATCCGGTCAAGAACACGCTGAGTGGCAAGGCCACCATCCACTACACCAACAACAGCCCCGACGCGCTGGACGTGCTCTGGCTGCAACTGGACGAGAACCGATTCACGGCCGACGCGCGCGGCAACTTCACCGCCGGCAAGACCGAAAAGCGTCACACCGACGGTTATCGCATCGCCTCGGTCACGGTCGGGCAGGGCGATAAGCGAGCCGAGTACGTGGTCAGCGACACGCGCATGCAGGTTCGCCTGCCCGAACCGCTGGCCGCACACGGCGGCAAGGTCACCCTCACGATCGTATATTCCTACGATCTGCCGGGCGACTTCGGCGGCCGCACCGGATTCGCACCGTCGAAGAACGGCAACATCTATGAGATGGCGCAGTGGTACCCGCGCATGTGCGTGTACGACGACCTACGTGGCTGGGACACGGCGCCGTATCTCAACAGCGAGTTCTATCTGGAATATGGCGACTTCGACTACGCCATCACGGTGCCCTCGAACATGATCGTGGCCGGCTCGGGCGAGCTGGTGAACCCCGATGACGTATTGACGGCGACGCAGCGCGAGCGCCTCGCGAAGGCCCGCGAGAGCGATAGCACGGTGATGATCCGCACGCCTGCCGAGGTCACCGATCCCGCGAGCCGTCCCAAGACCGGCGGTACGTTGACCTGGAAGTTCCGCATGAAGAACACGCGCGACGTGGCCTTCGGCGCATCGACGGCGTACGTGTGGGATGCCGCGCGGATCAACCTGCCGGAGGGCCGCAAGGCGCTGGCGATGTCCGTGTACCCGGTGGAAAGTGTGGGTGAGAAAAGCTGGGGCCGCTCGACCGAATATCTCAAGGCATCGGTGGAGCACTTCTCCTCGAAGTGGTACCCGTATCCGTACCCCGTGGCGATCAACGAGGCGGGCTCCGCGGCCAGCGGCATGGAATATCCCGGCATCGTCTTCGATCCGATGAAGGCGCCGGCGAAGGCCTTGCACATGGTGACCGCGCACGAGATCGGCCACACCTGGTTCCCGATGATCGTGGGCAGCGACGAGCGCCGCAATGCGTGGATGGACGAGGGCTTCAATACCTTCATCGACGTGTACGAAGCCGACGCCTTCCATCATGGCGAGTTCGCGCCGAAGCGCGACGGCGAGTACGCGCCCAAGGGCGGCAATCCGGTCGACGAGATTCTGCCCTTGCTCGCCGATCCGAACGCGCCGCCGTTGCTCATGGGTGCCGACATGGTCAAGGAGACCTATCGCCATCCCGCGACCTATTTCAAGGCAGCGCTGGGCCTCGTGCTGCTGCGCGAGCAGATCATCGGCCCCGAGCGTTTCGATCCCGCCTTCCGCAAGTACATCGCTACTTGGGCGTACAAGCATCCGACACCGTCGGATTTCTTCCGCCTGATGGAGAGCGAGGCCGGCGAGGATCTTTCGTGGTTCTGGCGCGGCTGGTATGCCAACAACTGGCAACTGGACATGGCAGTGACGAAGATCGACGGGTCGTCGGTGACTGTGGAGAACCGCGACCAGCTGGTGATGCCTGCGACCTTGCGCGTCACCTTCGACGACAAGTCGACCAAGGACATTCGCGTCCCGGTAGAGACCTGGCAGCAGCATCGGAGTTTCGACGTAAGCGTGCCGGGCGATCGGCGCATCGTGCGTGCCGAGATCGATCCCGATCACGTCATTCCCGACCGCGACCGCTCGAACAATGCCTGGCCCCGCTGA
- a CDS encoding DUF4279 domain-containing protein, giving the protein MPDYMYISLSLGNTTTPPREISAATGIEPSTALLKGERDPVRVLPRSNLWSIESMKSPQGSLEACWQELEHKLLPRTDIFRHFAAEGSAVLTIAIQGMDGRIPSIMIPPSMSLFAGTIGAVIDIDHLLSAD; this is encoded by the coding sequence ATGCCTGACTATATGTATATCTCGCTCTCTCTCGGAAATACCACGACACCCCCGCGCGAGATTTCGGCGGCTACAGGTATAGAGCCATCGACCGCATTGCTTAAGGGCGAACGCGACCCAGTTCGCGTTCTTCCGAGATCGAACCTCTGGTCGATCGAGTCGATGAAGAGTCCCCAAGGATCTTTGGAAGCATGCTGGCAGGAGCTCGAACATAAACTCTTGCCACGCACCGACATATTTCGCCACTTTGCCGCCGAAGGATCTGCCGTGCTTACGATAGCAATTCAAGGCATGGATGGGCGAATCCCGTCCATCATGATTCCGCCTTCGATGTCACTTTTTGCGGGAACAATCGGCGCAGTTATCGACATTGATCATTTGCTCTCCGCGGACTAG
- a CDS encoding pyridoxamine 5'-phosphate oxidase family protein produces the protein MSDTRQDEKEKIWSLIKDARVAMLTSERDGRLYSRPMVASQKGFDGSLWFFTRKSSPKVAEVEGHRQVNVAYASASDNSYVSLSGVANLVEDRAAIEAHWNEWIKTWFPDGKDDPDLALLRVDVDTAEYWDAPSSKMVLAFDYLKARITGQTPHVGENRKVDIR, from the coding sequence ATGAGCGATACCCGCCAGGACGAGAAAGAGAAGATCTGGTCGCTGATCAAGGACGCCCGCGTGGCCATGCTGACCAGCGAGCGCGACGGCCGGCTCTACAGCCGCCCCATGGTTGCGTCGCAGAAGGGCTTTGACGGCAGCCTCTGGTTCTTCACCCGAAAGAGCTCGCCCAAGGTGGCTGAAGTCGAAGGACACCGACAGGTCAACGTGGCCTATGCCAGCGCCAGCGACAACAGTTACGTTTCGCTTTCCGGTGTGGCAAACCTCGTGGAGGATCGCGCGGCGATCGAGGCGCATTGGAACGAGTGGATCAAGACCTGGTTCCCGGATGGCAAGGACGATCCCGATCTGGCCCTGCTTCGCGTCGACGTGGACACCGCGGAGTACTGGGATGCGCCGTCGTCGAAAATGGTGCTTGCCTTCGATTATCTGAAAGCTCGCATCACGGGCCAGACGCCTCACGTGGGCGAGAACCGAAAGGTCGACATCCGCTGA